In the Streptomyces spororaveus genome, TCGCAGCTGCTGCACGGGGGGACTCCGGTGCCGCGCCGTGAGGAGCTCGTCGACCGTTTCCAGGCGGGCGAGGTCCCCGTCTTCCTGCTGTCCCTGAAGGCGGCGGGCACCGGGCTGAACCTCACCCGGGCCGGGCACGTCATCCACTTCGACCGCTGGTGGAACCCGGCCGTCGAGGAGCAGGCCACCGACCGCGCCTACCGCATCGGCCAGACCCAGCCCGTACAGGTCCACCGGATCATCGCCGAGGGCACCGTCGAGGACCGGATCGCCGAGATGCTGGAGGCGAAGCGCGCCCTGGCCGACGCCGTACTGGGCTCCGGCGAGTCGGCGCTGACCGAGCTGACCGACCGCGAGCTGGCCGACCTCGTCTCCCTGCGGAGGCCCGGATGATCACCGCGCGGGACGACCGCCGCCGCACCTTCGAGACCGTGCCCGCCGGGGTGGCGGCGGTGAGCTGGTGGGGCCGGGCCTGGGTGTCGGCGCTGGAGGAGGTCTCCCACGACACCGCCCGCCTGGCCCGGGGCCGTACGTATGCCGACGGAGGCCACGTCAGTGCGGTCACCGTCACCCCCGGCCGGATCGTGGCGTACGTCCGGGGCAGCCGGCCCCGCCCGTACCGCACCGAGCTGACCCTGCCCGCCTTCGCGGACCCGGAGTGGAACGAACTGCTGGAGCAGGTCGCGGCCGACCCGGCGGCGCTCGCCGCCCTGCTGGAGCGCGAGGTCCCGCAGTCGCTCGCCGGGGCTGTCCTGCCCGGCACGGGCGAGCTCGTCCCGCACTGTTCCTGCCCGGACTTCGGACGTCCGCCGTGCAAGCACGCGGCGGCCCTCTGCTACCGCGCGGCGCGCCTCCTGGACGAGGACCCCTTCGTCCTGTTGCTCCTGCGCGGCCGCGGGGAGCGGGAGCTGCTCGACGAGCTGACCCGGCGCAATGCCGCCCACGCCGCACGCGAACAGCCGGACGCCGCGCCCGGCTTCCCCGGCGTCCCGGCCCGGGCCGCGCTCGCCCGCACCAGCCTGCCGCCCCTGCCCGCGCCGCTCCCCGTGCCCACCGCCGTGGGCCTCCCGCCCGCCTACCCGGCCGACCCGGCGGCGCCGGACCCGCTGGCTCTCGACCAGCTCGCCTCCGACGCGGCCGCCCGCGCGCTGGCCCTCCTCACCACCGGCGAGGATCCGATCGCCGGGCTCACCGTCTGGCAGGACGCCGTCCGGCTGGCGTCCGCACACCCCACGGCGGGGCTGACGGGAGCGGCCCGCACCCTGTACCGGGAGCTGGCCCGCGCCACCGGCCGCAGCACCACCGATCTCGCCCGGGCCGCCGCGGCCTGGCGCCAGGGCGGCCGCGCGGCCCTCGACGCCCTCGAAGAGCCCTGGGACCCGCCGGCGGGCCCCTTCGACCGGGCCCGCCCGGCCCTGCTCGCCGCGGGCCAGGGCTCGTTCCGCCCCGACCGCAACCGCCTGACGGTCCGCGCCCGGCAGCTGCGCCTCGGCCGCGACGGCCTCTGGTACTGCTACGAGGACCGGCTGGGGGACAACGACTGGTGGCCGACGGGCCGGCCCGCCCCGGATCCGGTCAGCGCCCTGCTGGGCTGAGGCCCTCCGCCCAGCGGGTCAGGGTGGTGAAGTCCCGGTCGCGCAGTCCGTGGCGCGGGTGGATGCGCAGCAGGAGGGCCGGGGCCGGATGGTGCCGGGCGACCCAGGCGCGGTCGCGCGGGGTGATCATGTCGTCGACCCAGGCGAAGGGACGGCCGGCCGCCCAGTCGCGGAGGTGGCGGGTCTTCCAGGACAGGCCTTCGGGGTCGTCGGCGAAGAGTTCGGGCCAGTCGACGACAGTGAGGTCGCCCGGCAGCCCGATGTGCGGGGAGATCATCGTGTTGGCCTGGTGGGTCCAGGCGGTGGCCCAGGTCAGCTCGAACGGCAGGGCCAGCAGCCGGGCGCCGTGGGAGGGGTGGAGGCGCACCCGGGCGCCGCGCCGGGCCTTGCGGGACTCCGGGTCGCGGTAGGAGAGCCAGACGTCGGGCCACATGCGGTGGGTGCGGTATCCGCGAAGACCGGCGAGGGGTGAGCGGAACGGGTTGAGGGGGCCGTCCACGTCGAGCAGGAGCAGCGGGCGATCGGTCATGAAGTACCCAGTACCCAGTACACGATTGAGTGAAATGTCTACCGTCTCTATAACCCGAATGGGGTCAGCGCGTTGTTTCCGGTGCGGGGACATTACCCCGCGAACTTCTCCGGAAGGCAGGGAAACTGATGCGTCACAGTCGTCGGAACAGCTTGATCGCGGCGGTGGTTGCGGGAGGCGGACTGGCGGTCGCGGGTGTGGGCGGACTCGCCCATGCCGACGCGGACGCGGGCGGCCGGGCCGAGCGCTCGCCGGGGCTGCTGTCCGGGAACCTCGTACAACTGCCGGTGAACATCCCGGTGAACGCGTGCGGGAACACCGTGAGCGTGGTCGGCGTGCTCAACTCGGCGGCCGGGAACCGCTGTAGCAATGAGGCACCCGGGGGTGGCGGAGGGCATTCCGGTACGCGTTCCGCGGATTCCGTGAAACCAGGGAGCGGGAACGGCGGCGGGGCCGTCGCGGAGGGACGGGGAAAGGATTCTCCGGGAGTGCTGTCCGGCAACGGGATCCAGCTGCCCGTCGACCTCCCGCTGAACATCAGCGGCAACGCGGTGAGCGTGGTCGGCGTCGGGAACTCCTCGCACGGCAACACGTCCGTCAACGGCGAGCAGCCCACGGGCGGCAAGCCCGTCCAGCCGCCCGTCGTCGAACAGCCGGTGACCCCGCCCAAGCCTCAGCCCGAGATCGACCCCGTGGCCCCGCGCCCGGCGCCGCCCGCCCCGCCGCGGCACAGTGCGGCCCTCGCCCACACCGGGTCGGACGGCGTCGGCTACCTGCTGCCCGGCGGCGGCGCGCTGCTCCTCGGCGGGGTACTCCTCTACCGCCGCTTCCGCCTCAACTGAGCGGGTCAAGAAGACAGGTCAGGGGGACAGGTCAGGAGCGTGCGGGGACGTGTGCCCCGGGTGCGGAGTGCGCCACCCGTCCAGGACGGCGTCGATCCGAGCGGCCAGCCGGGCGCGGGCCGCGAACCGGGGGACCCCCGCCATGAGCAGGGCTTCGTACTCCGTGTCGGTGTGCCGCACCGCCGCCCGGACCGCGACGGAGACCGCCAGTTCGTCGAGGGCGCGGCCGGCCGCGGTACGGCCCACCCGGCCGCTGCCCCGCACCGAGGCATGGGTGGCGATCGCCACGGCCCGGTCGGCCGGACACCCGGGGAACAGCCGCACGATCTCGGCGGCGAAGGCCGCCGTGAAGCGGGTGTCCTCGGCCGCCCGCTGCCGCCGGTCGCGCTCCCGGCGGCGCGCCCGCGCCTCGGAGTCCGCGAGGCAGGCGCGCTCCGCACCGGCCAGGGCGGCCTCCTCGACGAGGAGGCCCAGCCGCTCGTAACGGTGGCGGCGCCGGTTGAAACGGACGACGACCGCGCAGAGCGAACTGGCCTCGCGGGAGCGGCGCGTGAGCGCTGTGTCCCCCCGCGGGAGATAGACGAGATGGCCGAGATCCGTACAGTCCAGGCAGCGGGGTACGCCGGACTCGCGGACGAGGTGCCGGAGCGGGCCCTGCCGGCAGTCGGCGCAGTGGATCTGCTTCCGCGACTCAAAAACCACCAGGCTCATAGAGGTGTGATACCGCTGTATGACCCTCATATCACCTGGTGAAGAAGGCATGTTGATGTTTCTTCGACTGTTCCTGGATGCCCCGCGGCCCTTTTACCGTGGAGCGGCGGGCCGCAGGAGGTCCGCCGAGGAGGGGCACATGGGTGGGCGGCAGACGATGACGGCACGGCCTGGCGGGGCGTGCGTCGCCACGTTCGCGACTGGCCGGGAGATAGTCATCCCGCCGGGCGGCTGCACCGGCTGGCACTTCCACCGGGTCAGACTGGAGGCGGTGGTCGTGGCGGGAACCCTGACCCGGGTCCTGCACGACCGCACCGTCGAGGTGCACACGGCCGGGACCACCTTCGTGGAACCCGCGGGGGCGGGCCACATACACCTGGGCCACAACCTCGGCACCGAGCCGGTCGTCCTCCGTGTCACCCCCGTGCTCCCGGAAGGGACCCCCTTCTCGATACCCACCCCCGCCCCGCCCGGTGCCACGCCGGCGGTCTGCGGGCAGCACACCCACTGAAACCCGGCCGGGCCGACGGCCGGCGCGCGCTCACACCAGTCGGCGTATCTCCCCCCGGACCCGGTAGAAGCCGCCCGAGGCCGGGTGCAGCCCGTCCACCACGTACCGGGCGCCCGCCTCCCGTATCCCGCGCGGGAACTGCACGTTCCACGAGGGTTCGAAGCCGCCCGACACCACCTGGACCCGCATCCGGCCGCCCTGCTGGACGCACTCCACCACCACACCGCCCGCGGGGTCCGCGGTCACCGCCGCCATCGAGACCGTCGCCACCGCCGACGCCGACGCCGCCGGGGTGAACACCGGGAGGGCGGCAGCCGACTTCACGTCCATCGGCGCGGGCACCGAACCCTGCTGGGCCGCCGCGATCGCCTGTTCGCTCGCGTCCACGCAGACCAGCGACCCGTCCGTGGTGACCAGGTACAGCCGCTCGTCCAGGTACTGCATGGACAGCGCCGAGCCGCCGCCCGTCCCCAGCTTCCACAGCCGCCGCCCGTCGGCGTCGAAGCAGTAGACCGAGGACGAGGAGTCACCGGCGAAGACGTGCCGTCCGTCGGGCGAGGTCGCGCAGGAATACACCGCGGCGTCGCACGCGTACGAGGCCTCCACGGCACCCGTCGCCTTCGACAGCCGCTGCACGCTGTTGCGGACCGTGCCCGCATAGACCGCGTGGTCCTCCTGCCAGCCGAACAGCACCCCGCCGGGGGTCTTGGTGTGCCACAACTGCCCGCTGCCGTCCGCCGCGTAGGCCGTCACACCGCCGCTGTGCCCGTGGAAGACCGCCCGCTCGTCCGCCCGGACCATCCAGGCGCTGTTGCCGGAGGACTTCCGCGACCACTGGTGTTCGTCCTCGTGGTCGATGACGGTCAGGCCGCCGTTCACGTCGGAGACGTTCAGCACGCCCTCGTGGATGTCGAGCCAGTAGATGTCCACGTCCGCCGCGATCGCGTAGGCCCCGAACGGGACCTTCGACGACAGGTCGTACACCGTGCCGTCGTCACAGCCCGCGTATATCCAGAACTCGTCCGCCACCAGGCACTTCACCCCGTCCGGCAGCGAATACCGGGCCAGCACCTCACCGCCGTGGCTCAGCGTGTACACATCGCCCGCCTGGTTGCCGACCCAGCAGCGGTCCTCGTCCACATGGATGCCGAAGGCCGACGAGCCGGTACGGAAGCGCCACAGCACCGGGGCCACCGACCGCGCCGTCGACGGCGCCGAGGTCACCTGGCGGCGCGTCACCGACCGGGCGGCACGCCCGCCCTGCACGGCCGGGGCGTACCCCTTGCGCACCTTCTCGCCGATCTTCTTCGCCGCGGCCGCCCGGGCCTTCTCGGCGCTCGGGAACGAGGAGCTCTGCAGCTGGCCGCCCGCGCCGATGCGCCCGTACCGCACGGACACGGCCGTGCCGTCCACGGTCACCTCGTAGAACTTGTGCGCCCCGCCGTCGTCCTGCGACAGCTCCAGATACGTCGTCTCCCGAGCCATGACAAACCTCTCCCCAAGGCAGGGCCGCCGGCTTCCTTCCGGCCGGTGATCCCTCGTGAAAAACGCTAAGGCCGACCACTGACAATGGGCCGGTGCAGTGGGAAGCGATCACATGGCAGCGGATGGCCGAACGGCTCGCCGGTCACCTCGACAACCCCGAGAACGCCCCTGAGCAGGGCAGTTGGCAGCGGGTCGGCATCGACGGCGCCCCCGCCGCCGAGACCGGCGTACTCGCCGGTGAACTCGCCGACGCGCTGCGACTGCGCGGACGCCCGTCCTTGGTGGTGCCGGCCGACGGTTTCCTGCGGCCGGCCTCCCTCCGCTTCGAGTTCGGCCGCCAGGACGTGGATTCCTACCTCGGCGGCTGGTACGACACGGCCGCGCTCTGGCGGGAGGTCTTCGGCCCGACCGACCCCGGCGGCACCGGGCGGGTGCTGCCGGACCTGTGGGACCCGGTGACCGACCGGGCGACCCGCAGTCCGTACGTCGAACTCCCGCCCGGCGGCGTGCTGCTCGTGCACGGCCCGCTGCTGCTCGGCCACTGGTTCCCCTTCGACCTGAGCGTCCACATCCGGCTCTCCGCGGGGGCGCTCGCCCGCCGCACCGAGGAGTCGGCGCGCTGGACGCTGCCGGCCTTCGCGCGCTACGAGGCCGACACCGACCCCGTGGCGGGGGCCGATGTGGTGGTGCGGGCCGATGACCCCAGGCATCCCGCCTGGACGGGGCTCGACGCCGACTGACCCTGCCCGGCCGCCGGTTCCGCTGCGCGGGGCTCCTCCGCCGTTCCCCGGGCGCTGCCCGGCCCCGCGCCTCAAGCGCCGGCGGCGCTGGGGTGGGTGTTGGTCGGGGCGGGGTGCTACGGGCGGCCGCCCACGCGTGTCACCGCCAGGGCCGCGGCCCGGCATCCGGCGCGGGCCGCCTCCGCCGGGTCCGCGCCCTCCAGCCGGGCCGCGAGGAAGCCCCCGGTGAAGGCGTCCCCCGCGCCCGTGGAGTCCACCGCCTCCACCGGTTCCGCCTCGACCTCGGCGGTGATCCGGCCACGTTCGGCGATCAGCGCCCCGGCCGCGCCCCGGGTCACCACCACCAGCGGCACCCGCCGGCTGAGCTCCGCCGCCGCCCGGGCCACCCCCGCGGGCTCCGGCAGCCCGGCCAGGAGCCGCGCCTCGTCCTCGTTGGGCAGCAGCACGCTCGCCCCCGCCACGGCGTCCAGGAAGCGCTGCGGCCCGAGGCCCGCCAGGAACCCGGCCGATGCGGGGTCCACGCTCACCGGCACCCCCCGTGTCCGGGCCGCCCGCAGCGCGACGGCGGCCAGCTCCCGGCTGCTGTCGGCGAAGAACAGATAACCGGACAGATGGAGATGGGCCGCCCCGTCCAGCAAGGAGGGGGTCCAGTCGGCGGGGCACAGCCGCAGCGAGGCCCCGCTGTCGGTCAGGAACGTCCGCTCCGCGTCCTTGCCGACCAGCGCGACCACCGTCCCGGTCGGCTCCTGCGTGTCGATCACCAGCCGCGGCCGCACCCCCGCGTCCACCAGCGCCCGCTCGTGCCAGCGCGCCGACTCGGCGCCCACCCGCGCCAGGAGCCGCACCTCCGCGGTCCCCGTACGGGCGGCCCAGCAGGCCGCGTTGGCCCCGGCCCCGCCCGGCAGGGTCCGGATCCGGGCAGCCGTGTCGGTGGCCGCAGCCAGCGGCTCCGGATGTATGGCCACCACGTCCGTCACCACGTCCCCGACGACGACCAACGCCCCCGGCCCGGTCATGCCCGCGCCGCCCAGGACCCCGCGATCCGGGCGCCGAGCCGGACGTTGCCGCGCACCGCCGCCAGGTTCGCCTCCAGCGAGGCCCCGTCCGTCGCCCGTACCAGGAAGCCCAGCAGGAACGGAGTCACCGCCTGCCCCGTGATCCCGCGCTCGCGGCACTCGGCGAGCGCCTCCGCCAGTACCCGGTCGTGCAGGGCGGGATCCAGCTGTTGCTCCCGCGCCACCGGATTGGCCACCAGCAGCGCCGAGTCGGCACCGCCCAGCGCGTCCTGAGCGGCCATCACCGCCGCGACCTCCTCGGGCCCGTGCACGGTCCAGTCCACCGGCTCGCCGGAGTCGGCCAGGTAGAACCCGGGGAAGCGGTCCGTCCCGTAGCCGAGCACCGCCACTCCCAGCGTCTCCAGCCGCTGCAGCGTGCCCGGCACGTCCAGGATCGACTTCACCCCCGCGCACACCACCGTGATCCGTGTCCGCGCCAGCAGCGACAGGTCCGCCGACTCGTCCTGCGTCCGGGCCCACTCCCGGTGCACACCGCCCAGCCCGCCCGTGGCGAACACCCGCAGGCCTGCCCGGGCGGCGAGGAACGCCGTCGCGGACACCGTCGTCGCACCGGTCGCCCCCGTCGCCAGCGCGGGCGCCAGATCCCGGTGGCCGAGCTTGCGCACGCCCTCGCCGTTCGCGATCCGCTCCAGCTGGGCCTTGTCCAGGCCCGCGTACGCCACCCCGTCCACGACCGCGATCGTTGCCGGAACCGCGCCCTCCGCGCGTACCAGGGCCTCCAGTTCGAGGCCCACCGCCAGGTTGCGCGGGCGCGGCAGACCGTGCGCGATGATCGTCGACTCCAGGGCCACGACGGGCTTCCCCCGGGCGAGTGCCTCGCGTACCTCTTCCGACAGGACCGGGATCTCAGATGCTCTGTGCTGTGACATGTCCCCATCCATGGCACGGGATCGGCGCCCCCAAACGCTCTCCCGCCACACCCGTCACAACCTGTCCGAGTAGCGTTCCCCATGAACACGCGCGGCTTCCACGACGAGCCGGCCGACCGGTACGACCTCGTCCACACCGACGGGGACGCGAGCACCACCCGCCAGGGCCGGGCCCTGGACTCCCTGCTGACCGCCGCGCCGGGCCCCTGCCCTTCGAGGACGCCTCCTTCGACGCCGTGGTCTGCGCCGACAACGCTCTGCCGCACCCGCTGACCGCCCGGGACGTGGGCGCGGCCCTGGCCGAAACCCGGCAGGTGCTGCGCCCCGGCGAACAGAAATGCCCCGCACGTCCACCGCGGCCCCGCCGGGCGGACGGTGACCTTCCCGCTGTGGCACGGGGGCGCCGACGGGGAGCCGTACGACCTGGAGCTCTTCCAGCTGCTGCCGGACGGCGACACCTGGACGACCCGGACGGTGAGCGCGACGTACGGGGCGCTGCCGGAGGAGGAGACGGCCGAGTACGCCCGGCTGGACAGGGTGACTCGTCCGGAGGGCCGTTGCTGGACGCTGTGGTCACCGCGCCGCCGGGTGGGCCGCACTAGGCTGGCGCGCCATGAGCACCAGTGATCACTCCGCCACCCCTGCCCCCGCCTCCTTCTCCGTCTCCGTCGCGGACGTCGAGCTGGAGGCGGACGACCTCGACCCCGCGCAGATCGTCTCCGGCGAGCCCGTCGTGACGGGCAAGGTGCTGTGGGAGTCGGCGGACGGCAAGCAGGTGCGCGGGATCTGGCAGATCACCCCCGGTGTGGTCACCGACGTCGAGGCGAACGAGCTTTTCGTGGTGGTCAGCGGCCGCGCCACCGTCGAGGTCGAGGGCGGCGCGACGCTGGAGCTCGGCCCCGGCTCCGCCTGCGTGCTCCGCGAGGGCGACCGGACCACCTGGACCGTGCACGAGACGCTGCGCAAGGCCTATCACATCAGCTGCTGACGCCCTTCGCGGGCGCGGGGGCGGCCGCCGGCGCGGACACGGGCGCGGGCAGGGGGTGGCGGCGCGCCGTGAACAGCGCGAGCGCGGCCATCGGCAGGAGCAGCGCGGCGCCCACGGCGTTCAGCCACCCGTAGCCCGCCCCGGACATGATCAGCCCGGCGGCGGCTCCGCCCACGCCCGCGGACGCGTTCATCGTCAGGTCGCTCAGCCCTTGTACGGCGGCTCGCGCGGGCTGCGGTACCGAGTCGGTCAACAGCGCCGAACCGGACACCATCCCGGCGGACCAGCCGAGGCCGAGCAGGAAGAGGCCGAGCGCGCTGCGGCCGTGGTCGGCGCCGGCCGTTCCGGCGAGCAGCGCGGCGACCGACAGGAGTCCGGCGGCCAGCCCGATCACGGAGAGCCTGCCGAGCCGGTCGGCGAGCCAGCCCATCACGGGGGAGAAGGCGAACATGCCCGCGATGTGACCGCTGATCACCAGCCCGATGAGCTCCAGGCCGGCCCCGTGGTGGCTCAGGTCCACCGGGGTCATCACCATGATCGAGACCATGGTGGTGTGGGACACGGCGACCGTGAGCAGGGCGAGCCGGGCCCGTGGCGAGGCCTTGACGGCGGCGAATCCGGCCCGCAGCGAGCGCCCTTCGCGGGTCTGCTCCTCGGGGGCGGCGAGCGCCCGGGCCGTCAGCAGTGGGTCGGGGCGCAGCAGTACGCCGATCAGCGTGCCGGTGAGGAGGAAGACGGCGGCGGCCCAGACGAACGGGCCGGCCGTCTCGGGTATCGCGGTGCCGGCGAAGCTGCGGCTGGCCGGTGCGGACAGATTGGGTCCGAGCACCGCGCCGACGGTCGACGCCCAGACCACGACCGAGATGGCGCGGGCGCGGTGGTCCGGGGCCGCGAGGTCAGCGGCGGCGAACCGGGCCTGCAGGTTCGCGGAGGAGGCGGCGCCGAAGGCGGCCATGCCGAGCAGCAGCAGCGGGAAGCTCTTGATCGTGGCGGCGAGGACGACCAGACCCGCTCCGGCGGCGCCGATCCCGTAGGCCAGGACCAGTCCGGGGCGGCGGCCGCGCGCGTTCATCAGCGCGGCGAGCGGCAGCGAGACGAGGGCGGTGCCGATCACGGCGGCGGTGGAGGCGACGCCGGACAGCGCTTCGGTGCCGCTGACCTCGGTGGCGAGTACGGGGGCCAGGGCGATGCTGATCGGCACGCCGAGGCCGCCGAGGACCTGGCCGGCCATGAGGACCCGGGAGGTACGGCGCTGCAGCCGGGCCAGTTCGGGCAGGCTCATCGGCGGCGCCGGCCGGTCGGCGCCGGGCGAGGCGGTCATGGCGTACACCTGCTTCGCGGGTGCGTGACACGGGGCGCGGGGGACGCGGGGAGGCCGGGTGCGGCGGCAGGAGTAGTCACCGCCGCAGTGTGCCAGCCCTTACCGCCCGGCGGAACCGTGCCGGAGCCCGGCCGCGAGGGTGCCCGGGCCCGGCCCGTCAGCGGTCCGGCCCACGCAGCGGGTTCGCAGGTCAGCAGGGCTCTGCTCAGAACAGCGGCTGCGGGAGCACGCCCTCCAGGGCGAGCAGCTGCCGCTTGGTCTCCACCCCGCCGCCGAATCCGCCGATTCCCCCGTCGTTCTCCACGACCCGGTGGCAGGCCACCACCAGCGGCAGCGGGTTCGATCCCATGGCGTTGCCCACGGCCTGGGCGGCGCCGGGCTGTCCGACGCGGGCGGCCAGCTCCCCGTAGCCGACGACCGATCCGTAGGGCACGGAGCGGTCCAGCTCCTGGAGCACCTGCCGGTTGAAGCCAGAGCTCAGCCGCCAGTCCAGCGGCAGCTCGAAGCGGCGCAGCGACCCGGCGAAGTACGCGGTGAGCTGGCGTATCGGCTCGGCCAGCAGCTCTTCTTCGCCCGGCGACGGCCGCCGGGCGTCGGCGCCGAGCCGGGAGACCAGCGGGCCGATCATCCCGTCGACCCGGTCCGGATCGGCATGGAACTCGACCCTCACCAGTCCTTCCGGGGTCGCGGCCAGGAGCAGAGGGCCGATGTCGCTGGCGACGACGGTCCATTCGAGGTGCGGCCCGCGCGGCCGCTCGGTGCTGTCCACGCGTCCACGGTACGGCCACCCGCCGACAGCGCGGTCACGGTCGTGGACGGCGGCCCGACCGCCCGACCGGGTGCCTGGCTGCCCGCCCACCTGCCTGTCCGCCCACCCGCCTGCCCGCCTCCCCGTCCGTGCGCCCGTCCGGACGGGGCCGGGATCAGAACCCGCCGACCGCGTCCTGGACCACGTCCGGGGCGTTGGTGATGATCCCGTCCACTCCCATGTCCTGCACCTTCCGGGCGGTGGCCGCGTCGTCCACGATCCAGGTGTCCACCTCCATGGCCTTGCCGTGGGCGCCGAGCAGGCCGTGCACGGCCGAGACCCAGTCGGCCGAGATCGTCGTGTGCCACGGGTTGATCCGGTCGGTGAACGCCGCGTAGCGCGGCAGGTCCGCCACGGCGGGGGTGCCCAGGAAGGCCGTCACCAGGTCCGGGCGCAGCCCGTGCACGATGCGCACGGAGTCGGCGCTGAAGCTCTGCACCACCAGGCGCTGCGCGACGTGGCGCGCGTCGAGCCAGCCGGCCTCCTCCAGCACCTTCAGGGTCTGCTCCTCGATCCCGGGGTAGAGCTCCGGCTTCTTGATCTCCAGCAGCAGCTTCTGCCGGTTGCGCTGTACCCGGTCGAGGTACCGGCGCAGGGTCGGCACGGAGGCGCCCGCGTACTCGTCGCCGAACCAGCTGCCCGCGTCCAGCCGGGCGATCTCGGCCGCCGTGAAGTCCTGGACCTTCCAGGGCGCCCGGTCCGGGAACCGCTGCTCGACGTCGGTGGTCCGGGCCAGGGTGTCGTCGTGGATCACCACCAGCACGCCGTCCTTGGTGCGCTGCACGTCGTTCTCGACCCAGTCGAAGCCCATCTGCATCGCCAGGTCGATCGAGTCGAGGGTGTTCTCCGGGGCGTACGCGGAGGCCCCCCGGTGGGCGTACACGACAGGGCCCCCCAGTGCGGCCCGGCCGGTCTCGGCGCCGGTTCCGGTGCCGGTTCCGGCGGCGGATCCGGGACCGGTGGCGGCGTACGAGGCCGTCCCGCCCAGCAGGGTGAGAGTGAAGCCCAGGAATGCGGCGGCGGCCGCGGCGGCGGGTCGGACGTACATGTGCGTTCTCCTCGGGTCGTGAGCCCTGTTCCTGCGTCAGACGGGTGCGGAGCGGCAGACGTTGTGGCGATGCACTTCACCGCGATCATGGGGTTGAAGATCACTGAGCCGCCACCGAACTACGACAAACGGACCAGAACGAATGACATCGGTGCGGGCGGCCGGAAGCGGCCGGAGCGCGCCGCCGGTCCGCGGGGGCGCGTGAGTGTCAGTGGGGGGTCGTACGGTTGACCCATGCGGCCCGTATCGAAGATCGAACGCACGGTGGCGCCTTTCGAGGTCGTCAGCCCCTACCAGCCCAGCGGCGACCAGCCGGCGGCCATCGCCGAGCTGGAGAAGCGCATCCGTGCAGGTGAGAAGGATGTCGTCCTGCTGGGTGCGACCGGCACCGGCAAGTCGGCGACCACGGCCTGGATGATCGAGAAGCTCCAGCGCCCCACCCTGGTCATGGCGCCGAACAAGACGCTCGCCGCCCAGCTGGCGAACGAGTTCCGCGAGCTCCTGCCGAACAACGCCGTCGAGTACTTCGTCTCGTACTACGACTACTACCAGCCCGAGGCCTACGTTCCGCAGTCGGACACGTACATCGAGAAGGACTCCTCGATCAACGAGGAGGTGGAGCGGCTGCGCCACTCCGCCACGAACTCGCTGCTGACGCGGCGCGACGTGATCGTCGTCGCCTCCGTGTCCTGCATCTACGGCCTCGGTACCCCGCAGGAGTACGTCGACCGGATGGTCTCCCTCAAGGTGGGGGAGGAGACCGACCGCGATCAGCTGCTGCGCCGCTTCGTGGACATCCAGTACACGCGCAACGACGTGGCCTTCACCCGCGGCACCTTCCGGGTGCGCGGGGACACGATCGAGATCTTCCCGGTCTACGAAGAACTGGCCGTCCGCATCGAAATGTTCGGCGACGAGATCGAGGCCCTCTCCACCCTGCACCCGCTGACCGGCGAGGTCATCAGCGAGGACCGCGAGCTGTACGTCTTCCCCGCCAGCCACTACGTGGCCGGTCCCGAGCGCATGGAGAAGGCCGTCCGCGGCATCGAGGCCGAGCTGACCGAGCGCCTCGCCGAGCTGGAGAAGCAGGGCAAGATGCTGGAGGCGCAGCGCCTGCGCATGCGCACCACCTACGACCTGGAGATGATGCGCCAGATCGGGTCCTGCTCGGGCATCGAGAACTACTCGCTGCACATGGACGACCGCGAGCGCGGCTCCGCGCCCAACACCCTCATCGACTACTTCCCGGAGGACTTCCTCCTGGTCATCGACGAGTCGCACGTCACCGTGCCGCAGATCGGCGCCATGTACGAGGGTGACGCCTCCCGCAAGCGCACCCTGGTCGACCACGGGTTCCGGCTGCCGTCCGCCCTGGACAACCGGCCGCTGAAGTGGGAG is a window encoding:
- a CDS encoding carbohydrate kinase family protein gives rise to the protein MTGPGALVVVGDVVTDVVAIHPEPLAAATDTAARIRTLPGGAGANAACWAARTGTAEVRLLARVGAESARWHERALVDAGVRPRLVIDTQEPTGTVVALVGKDAERTFLTDSGASLRLCPADWTPSLLDGAAHLHLSGYLFFADSSRELAAVALRAARTRGVPVSVDPASAGFLAGLGPQRFLDAVAGASVLLPNEDEARLLAGLPEPAGVARAAAELSRRVPLVVVTRGAAGALIAERGRITAEVEAEPVEAVDSTGAGDAFTGGFLAARLEGADPAEAARAGCRAAALAVTRVGGRP
- a CDS encoding pseudouridine-5'-phosphate glycosidase; translation: MSQHRASEIPVLSEEVREALARGKPVVALESTIIAHGLPRPRNLAVGLELEALVRAEGAVPATIAVVDGVAYAGLDKAQLERIANGEGVRKLGHRDLAPALATGATGATTVSATAFLAARAGLRVFATGGLGGVHREWARTQDESADLSLLARTRITVVCAGVKSILDVPGTLQRLETLGVAVLGYGTDRFPGFYLADSGEPVDWTVHGPEEVAAVMAAQDALGGADSALLVANPVAREQQLDPALHDRVLAEALAECRERGITGQAVTPFLLGFLVRATDGASLEANLAAVRGNVRLGARIAGSWAARA
- a CDS encoding cupin domain-containing protein, with amino-acid sequence MSTSDHSATPAPASFSVSVADVELEADDLDPAQIVSGEPVVTGKVLWESADGKQVRGIWQITPGVVTDVEANELFVVVSGRATVEVEGGATLELGPGSACVLREGDRTTWTVHETLRKAYHISC
- a CDS encoding MFS transporter; protein product: MTASPGADRPAPPMSLPELARLQRRTSRVLMAGQVLGGLGVPISIALAPVLATEVSGTEALSGVASTAAVIGTALVSLPLAALMNARGRRPGLVLAYGIGAAGAGLVVLAATIKSFPLLLLGMAAFGAASSANLQARFAAADLAAPDHRARAISVVVWASTVGAVLGPNLSAPASRSFAGTAIPETAGPFVWAAAVFLLTGTLIGVLLRPDPLLTARALAAPEEQTREGRSLRAGFAAVKASPRARLALLTVAVSHTTMVSIMVMTPVDLSHHGAGLELIGLVISGHIAGMFAFSPVMGWLADRLGRLSVIGLAAGLLSVAALLAGTAGADHGRSALGLFLLGLGWSAGMVSGSALLTDSVPQPARAAVQGLSDLTMNASAGVGGAAAGLIMSGAGYGWLNAVGAALLLPMAALALFTARRHPLPAPVSAPAAAPAPAKGVSS
- a CDS encoding methylated-DNA--[protein]-cysteine S-methyltransferase, with product MDSTERPRGPHLEWTVVASDIGPLLLAATPEGLVRVEFHADPDRVDGMIGPLVSRLGADARRPSPGEEELLAEPIRQLTAYFAGSLRRFELPLDWRLSSGFNRQVLQELDRSVPYGSVVGYGELAARVGQPGAAQAVGNAMGSNPLPLVVACHRVVENDGGIGGFGGGVETKRQLLALEGVLPQPLF
- a CDS encoding glycerophosphodiester phosphodiesterase; this encodes MYVRPAAAAAAAFLGFTLTLLGGTASYAATGPGSAAGTGTGTGAETGRAALGGPVVYAHRGASAYAPENTLDSIDLAMQMGFDWVENDVQRTKDGVLVVIHDDTLARTTDVEQRFPDRAPWKVQDFTAAEIARLDAGSWFGDEYAGASVPTLRRYLDRVQRNRQKLLLEIKKPELYPGIEEQTLKVLEEAGWLDARHVAQRLVVQSFSADSVRIVHGLRPDLVTAFLGTPAVADLPRYAAFTDRINPWHTTISADWVSAVHGLLGAHGKAMEVDTWIVDDAATARKVQDMGVDGIITNAPDVVQDAVGGF